The following proteins come from a genomic window of Kitasatospora sp. NBC_01246:
- a CDS encoding antibiotic biosynthesis monooxygenase family protein, with protein sequence MILESALLDVVPGQEDAFLAAFAEAKPLIAVQSGFRSLALRRCLDEGRGARFLLQVEWETLEDHTEGFRRSAEYQRWRELLHRFYRPFPEVEHYGEPVLRA encoded by the coding sequence ATGATCCTGGAAAGCGCCCTCCTCGACGTCGTCCCCGGCCAGGAGGACGCGTTCCTCGCCGCCTTCGCGGAGGCGAAGCCGCTGATCGCGGTCCAGTCCGGCTTCCGCTCCCTCGCGCTGCGCCGCTGCCTCGACGAGGGCCGCGGCGCCAGGTTCCTGCTCCAGGTGGAATGGGAGACGCTGGAGGACCACACGGAGGGGTTCCGCCGTTCCGCCGAGTACCAGCGGTGGCGCGAGCTGCTGCACCGCTTCTACCGGCCGTTTCCCGAGGTCGAGCACTACGGCGAGCCGGTACTCCGGGCCTGA